The DNA region ACGCGCATTGCCTTGCCTCGATCGCCCGCTTCAAGCGGCCGAAGCGCTATGTCTATCTCGATGCCCTGCCGAAGAACAATTATGGCAAGGTGCTGAAGACCGCGCTGCGGGAGATGATGGCCAAAGGATCGGTTAAGGGATAGGCCGCCGCCTCCCGTCGCGCTAAGCTTGCGTGTGCCTTGTCACCGGGAGAACGGACCATGGGAATCGAGACGTCTCTGTCGCTGTCGGAAGTGAACGATCGCATCGCAATCCTCCGGGACAATATCAGGCAGCTGATCGAGCAGGCCGCAGGTGCCGCTGGCGCCGAAGTCGAGGAGCGCATCGCCGAGCGGCTCGAGCAGCAGAATGCGGAACTGGAAAAGCTCCTGAAGGCGCGCGAGGCGATGACCGGGCAGTAACCGGCATCGGGCCGGCGGCGGGCTTCGTCTTTGCCCGCCCTGCGTTCCGCCGCGCGGAAACGATCCGGCCGCCGCCGCGCATACGCCCATACGCCCGGCGCAGCTTGATCTCGGCGAACAGCTCCCGTTAGTAGGCATGATCCGGAAAAGTGCAAAGCGGCTTTCCGGAAAAGCTCATGCTCAAAAGACGCCAAAGCGCGATGACGCTCGCCTGATCTCATCACGCTTTAGCTGCGTAAACAGGACATCCGGGAGCGAACAGGACGATGGGACCACTGCAGGGTATCAAGGTCGTCGACATGACGACCGTGCTGATGGGACCCTATGCCACCCAGATGCTTGGCGACTACGGCGCCGACGTCATCAAGGTGGAATCGCCTGACGGCGACGTGACGCGGCAGATCGGTCCGACCCGGCATCCGGGCATGGGGCCGGTGTTCCTCAACACCAACCGCAGCAAGCGCTCGGTCTGCCTCGATCTGAAGAAGCCGGCGGGGCGCGAGGCCGTGCTGCGGCTGATCGCGCAGGCCGACGTGCTGGTCTACAATGTGCGCCCACAGGCGATGGCGCGGCTGCAACTCGGTTACGACGTCGTCGCCAAGGTCAATCCGCGGCTGATCTATGCCGGCGTGTTCGGCTTCGGCCAGGAAGGGCCCTATGCCGCAAAGCCCGCCTATGACGATCTGATCCAGGGCGCCACCGCGCTGCCGGCCCTGATGGCGCAGACCTCGGACGGGGTGCCGCGCTACGTGCCGAATGCGCTGGTCGATCGCATCGTCGGGCTCACCGCGGTCGGCGCGATCTGCGCGAGCCTCGTGCATCGCGACCGCACCGGGCAGGGCCAGCGCGTCGACATTCCGATGTTCGAGACCATGGCCGGCTTCGTCATGGGTGACCATATGGGCGGGCTGACCTACGATCCGCCGCTCGACAAGGGCGGCTACGCGCGGCATCTGTCGCCGGACCGGCGACCCTACAAGACGCTGGACGGCTATATCTGCGTGATCGTCTACAACGACAAGCAGTGGGAGAACTTCTTCAAGGCGACCGGCCGCGACGATCTGCGCAGCGATCCGAAATTCGCGACCTTCGCCGGCCGCGCCACCAATATCGATGTCGTTTACGCCGAGCTTGCGCGCATCCTGCAGACCAAGACCACGGCCGAGTGGAACGAGATCCTCGAAAAGGCCGACGTGCCCGTGATGCCGATGCACGATCTAGAGAGCCTGCTGGAGGACCCGCATATGGTCGCGACCGGCGTCTTCCCCGTGATCGATCATCCGACCGAGGGCCGCATCCGCAGCATGACGCCGTCGGCGCGCTGGTCGGAGACCAAGGTCGAGCCAAGCCGGCTGGCGCCCAGGCTCGGCGAGCACAGCGCGGAGATTTTGCGCGAGGCGGGTTTCTCCACTGACGAGATCGCGGCGATGGTGCGCGACGGCGCGGCCAAAGTGGTGAAGGCATAGGAGCACGACAGATGGATTTCGCACTCTCCGCCAACCAGGAATCGATCCGCGACGCCGTCGCCAAGATCTGCACCCGCTTTGACGAGGCCTACTGGCTGAAGAAGGACAAGGAGGGCGGCTATCCCGCCGACTTCCATCGCGCGCTGGCCGATGCCGGCTGGCTCGGCATCTGTATCCCCGAGGAGTATGGCGGCTCCGGGCTCGGTATCACCGATGCCGCGATCATGATGCGCACGATCTCCGAATCCGGCGCCGGCATGTCGGGCGCGTCCGCGGTGCACATGAACGTGTTCGGGCTCAATCCGGTGGTGGTGTTCGGTACCAAGGAGCAGTGCCAGCGCATGCTGCCGCCGATCATCGACGGCCGCGACAAGTCCTGCTTCGCGGTGACCGAGCCCAACACCGGCCTCAACACCACGCAGCTCAAGACCCGCGCGGTGCGCCAGGGCGACAAATACGTCGTCAACGGCCAGAAGGTGTGGATCTCGACGGCGCAGGTCGCCAACAAGATCCTGCTGCTCGCTCGCACCACGCCGCTGGAGGAGGTGCACAGCCCGACCCATGGCCTCAGCCTGTTTTACACCGACTTCGACCGCAAGCGCGTCACCGTGCACGAGATCGAGAAGATGGGCCGCAAGCCCGTCGACTCCAACGAGCTGTTCTTCGAGAATTTCGAGATTCCGGTCGAAGACCGCATCGGCGAAGAGGGGCGCGGCTTCGAATACATCCTGCACGGCATGAACCCCGAGCGCATCCTGATCGCAGCCGAAGCGGTCGGCCTCGGCCAGATCGCGCTGAAGCGGGCGTCGGAATACGCCAAGGGCCGCATCGTGTTCAACCGCCCGATCGGCATGAACCAGGGGATCCAGCATCCGCTGGCGAAGTGCTGGATGGAGCTCGAGGCTGCCTGGCTGATGGTGCTGCGCGCCGGCTGGCAGTATGACCAGAACCTGCCCTGCGGCCCGGCCGCGAACGCGGCAAAGTATCTCGCGGCGGAAGCCGGCTTCCACGCCTGCGAGCAGGCGGTGATGACGCATGGCGGCTTCGGCTATGCCAAGGAGTATCACGTCGAGCGCTATTTCAGGGAATCGCTGATCCCGCGCATCGCGCCGATCAGCCCGCAGCTCATCCTCAGCTTCATCGGCGAGAAGGTGCTCGGCCTTCCGAAGTCGTATTGATGGTCGGGAATTTCCACAGCGTCATTCCGGGATGCGCCGTCAGGCGCCGGCCCGGAATCCATCGGGCCACATGCGAAGCCGGTGAAATGGATTCCGGGCTCGCCGCTTTGCGTCGCCCCGGAATGACGACGGAGAGAGTGGAGACAAGATGAGCTTCGTCACCGGCGTCGGCCTCACATCCTTCGGCAAGCATGAGGGCCTGTCCTCGCTCGACCTGATGAGCAAGGCGGCCGAGCTTGCGATCTCCGGTGCCGGGTTGAAGCGCTCCGACATCGACGGCATTCTCTGCGGTTATTCCACGGTCTCGCCCCATATCATGCTGGCCACCGTGTTCGCCGAGCATTTTGGTATTCGTCCGTCCTATGCCCACGCCGTGCAGGTCGGCGGCGCCACGGGCCTCGCGATGACTATGCTGGCGCATCACCTCGTCGACGCCGGTGTCGCAAAACACGTGCTGGTGGTCGGCGGCGAGAATCGCCTGACCGGGCAGAGCCGCGACGCCTCGATCCAGGCGCTGGCCCAGGTCGGCCATCCCGACTACGAGGTGACGCTGGGGCCGACGATCCCGGCCTATTACGGCCTGGTCGCGACGCGCTACATGCATGAATACGGCCTCACGCAAGAGGACCTTGCCGAGTTCGCGGTGCTGATGCGCAAGCACGCGCTGATGCATCCCGGCGCTCAATTCCACGAGCCGATCACGGTTTCCGACGTGATGGCTTCGAAGCCGGTGGCGATGCCGCTCAAACTGCTCGACTGCTGCCCGGTCTCCGACGGCGGCGCCGCCTGCGTGATCAGCCGCGAGCCGACCGGCGCGCGGCGGGTTCGCATCCGCGGCTGCGCCCAGGCGCACACCCATCAGCACGTCACGGCCGCGCCCGCGCTGAGTGAGCTCGGCGCGGAGATCTCGATCGCGAAGGCGAAAGAAGTGTCGGGTGTCGCGATATCAGACGTGCGTTACGCCGCGGTCTACGACAGCTTCACGATCACGCTCGCGATGCTGCTGGAGGATCTCGGCCTCGCCAAGCGCGGCGAGGCGGCCGCGCGGGTGCGCGCCGGCTATTTCAATCAGGATGGCGAGATGCCGCTCAACACCCATGGCGGGCTGCTCAGCTATGGCCATTGCGGCGTCGGCGGCGCGATGGCGCATCTGGTCGAAACCCATCTGCAGATGACCGGCCGCGCCGACAATCGCCAGGTCCGCGACGCCTCGGTTGCGTTGCTGCACGGCGACGGCGGCGTGCTGTCCTCCCACGTCAGCATGTTCCTGGAGCGCGTGCGATGAGCGAACCGATCGCTGACTGGACCAGGGGCGCGGAAGCCATCGCCTATCAGACCTGCAACGCCTGCGGCGCGCGGCAATATTTCCGCCGCAGCTTCTGCGCGGCCTGCGGCTCGCCTGATCTTGCCGAGCATCGCGCGAGCGGAGCAGGGACGGTGTATGCGGCGTCACTGGTCTGCCGCGCTGCGACGCCGGAGGCCCGGGCGCATGTGCCCTACAATATCGTGCTCGTGGATGCCGACGAGGGCTTTCGCATGATGGCGCATGGCGACAACGACCTCGCCATCGGCGACAAGGTTTTGGCGCGCTTCACGCAATTCGCGGGACGGCTGGTTCCGTATTTCGCAAAGGCGAAATGAGGGGCTGAACGATTCAGTCAGAACGCGAAACCAGGCTGAATTGGTTCGCTCTTGCCCCTCATAGTTTACGGATACTATCGCCAATAAAAGACAAAGCTGGCGATGACGAGCATCGCCGTCACCGCCAGCATTTGCGCAAGCGCTTCCGAGGCCGCCCTCTTGGTGGCTTCCTTCATGCGTTTCCCCTAGACTTGGGCGTGACTCATCGTTGCGCAAATTGCGCGCACGACGGCCAGATTTTGTACTCGGAACACCCCGCGTCGAGCATTCGCTTTTGATGAGTCCCCACTCAGCGAACATCGACTGTGTCAGGGTTGTCTGGGAATGCGGCGGCAATTTGACTCGCGCGTGTTGCTCCTGCGACGGGCGGCGGATACTGTTTCGGAACCCGACAGAAACGACAGAGATCAAGGTTAGGAAATGGCCCGTATCGACTACTCCGATCCCGCGAAGGCAAGCCCGCGCACCCGCGAGATCCTCGACAAGAACCGCAACGCCAACATCTTTCGCATGATGGCGCATTCGCCGAGCTACTTTGAACAATATTGCCGGCTCGGCGGCGCGATCCGCCACAAGGGCGAGCTCGATCCGATCGTGCGCGAGCTCGCGATCACGCGCACCGGCATTCTCTGCGAGGCGCCCTACGAGATCGTCGCGCACAAGCGCATCGGGAAGAATATCGGCGTCACCGACGAGCAGAACGCAGCGCTGGAGAACTGGCAGTCCGCGAGCTGCTTCAACGAGGTGCAGCGCGCGGCGCTCTCCTTCACCGATGAGGTCGTCAAGCTGAAGAAGCCGACGGACGCGACCTTCAAAGCGATCGCGGCACTGTTGACGCCGGCCGCGCTGATCGAGTTGCAGCTCTCGGTCGGCTTCTACGTCATGACGTCGAAATTTCTCGAGACGTTCGAGATCGATATGCAGCCAGTGACGGAAGTGGTGAGCTAGGCGCGATCCGCACTCTCTTGCCTCGCCCCGCGCCTGTCCCGCCGAAGCCTTGGCGAAGGCGGATGCGGGGAGAGGCCGGACTGCATGGAGCGAAGCGGAATGCGGTCCGGGTGAGGGGGCTCTCCGCGAGTTCGTCTCTCGGTCATTGCGCGGATGCAGACCCTCACCCCAGCCCTCTCCCCGTAAGAACGGGGCGAGGGGGAAACAGCAACTACCCCGACGTCAGCAGATCCACCTTCGCATTCGCCACGATCAGCCGGTCGGCGAGGATTTGCGCGAGGTTGCGCATGATCCGTTCGCTGGCGCGCGGGTGCTGCTCGCGGAAGCGCTCGAAATCCCTGATCTCCACCTCGTAGGCGGTGGCCGACATGTCGGCGAGCACGTCCGCCGAGCGCTTGGGCTCCAGCAGCGCCATCTCGCCGAACGCCATGCCGGCGGTCAGGGTCGCGAGCCGGATGCCGTCGGGCAGGGTGACGTGGACGACGCCGCTGCGCAGGAAGAACAGCGAGGTCGCCTCACTGCCCGCGGCGATGATCTTCTCGTTGGGCTGGTAGGTCCTGACCGTGCAAAGCGTGGTGAGATCGGCGATCTCAGCCTCACTCAATCCCGCGAGCAGCGGCTGCTCGGCAAGCTCTGTGGTCTCAAGGAAGTCGATCGAGCCGCCATAGCGGTAGACGATCTGGTCCTCGGCCCATTCGATCGCGGTGTCGAGCAGATAGAAATCCCTGATGTTGCCGAGCCGGTTGGTCCACTCGCTGATCGTGGTCCATTCGCGCGAGGTCCGCTTGATGCCGGAGAGGATCACGGTGACGCCGAGCTCGGCCAGCTCGTGGAACGCCTCCGCCACCAGCCGGGCACCGGCGCGGGTCGTCGCGGTGACACGGCGCAGGTCGAAGATCACGAACTCCGGCCGCGGGCTGCCGGCGAGGCGGCGCGAGACATAGTCGACATTGGAGAGCGACAGCGTGCCGACCAGCTCGATCACGCGCACCTCCTGGAAGTGCTTTGCCAGGATCTCCTGCTCCTGCGGCCGGCGCACCCGGCGCGACGGGTTCTTGCCGATATTGTAGTCGGCGATGATGCTGTGGCGGGCGTCGTCGCTGCGGTTCAGCATGTGCAGGTCGTAATGCCCCGACAGCGCCTCGCAGACCTTGATGCCGCGCACGCTGTTGCCGTGCTTGTCGAGCTTTGGCGAGTAGCTGCCGAGCCCGAGCCGCGCCGGCAGCGCCGCCAGGATGCCGCCGCCGACGCCGCTTTTGGCGGGGATGCCGACGCGGTAGATCCATTCGCCAGCGTAGTCGTACATCCCCGACGAGGTCATCACCGACAGCGTGCGCGCGATCGCGTAGGGCGTCACCACCTGCTCGCCGGTCAGCGGATTGATGCCGCGGTTGGCCAGCGTCGCCGCCATCACGGCGGTATCGCGCGCGGTGACGAGGATGGCGCATTGCCGGAAATAGACATCGAGCACCGCAGGCACGTTCTCGGTGATCACGCTGTTGGTGCGCAGCAGATAGCCGATCGCCCGGTTGCGGTCGCCGGTGGCGCTCTCGGAGGCATAGACCGCCTCGTCGACATCGAGCTCGCGGCCGGCGAAGCGGCCGAGCGCCTGCCGGATGTAGTCGAATGCGCCGTCGCCCTTGTCGGCATGGAGCAGGCCGGAGCAGGCGATCGCGCCGGCATTCACCATCGCATTGAACGGGTGGTTATCAGCATTGAGCCGGATCGAATTGAAGGGGTCGCCGGACGGCTCGACGCCGATCACGCTCTCCACCCGTTCGGCGCCCAGCGTGTCGAGCGCCAGCGCGAACACGAACGGTTTTGACATCGACTGGATGGTGAAGGGCACCCTGGTGTCGCCGACCTCATAGACATGGCCGTCGAGCGTCGCGAGGCTGATGCCAAAATGGGCAGGGTCCGCCTTGCCCAGTTCGGGAATGTAGTCGGCCACCGCGCCGCCGGCCTCCGGCAGGAAGTCTGCGTAACAAGCGTGCAGAAACCGCAGCAGCGGCGGCTTCGAGCTGGACCAGGCCGTGGTGGTGGCGGTGACGGGAGGAGGCGATCGTTTCATCGCCTCCTGTTGTGCAACGCAATCAGGGCGCGCGCAACTGAGCGCGCACCGACGTCAGGTGTGAGGCGACCGGTCCGGATCGGACGCCGTTCGACGGCTGCGCTCTCCGAACCGATGATCCCAAAGCGAGCGATTGCTCGGTATTTGTTTCGTTATACGAAACGTTTCGCCCGGAAATGTTTCGCAAGCAAGACAGCGTCCGACGCAGCGCTGCTCCAAAGGGGTGGCCGTCGGAGGACGAAGTACGCGGGAATTTGGTCCGCGCGCGCGGCCGGACGGTGCGCGGTCAGGTCTCGACGATCGCGACGGCCTGGCCCTCGGCGATGACGTCATCAATCCTGACCAGAATCGACTTGATTTTGCCTGCTGTCGTCGACGTGACCGGTATTTCCATCTTCATCGCTTCGACGAACGCGATCTCGTCGCCATTGCCGATATTGCTGCCGGCCTCAACAGGAAGCGCGCAAACGCGCCCGGCAACTTCGGTCACAACCTTGATCTCTGGCATTCCACTCTCCGATACCGTCTTGCGGAAATTTCATCCGGCGAACGGCTTTTTGTTGTGGCGGCAGATTGCCTGAGGTAGCTTCTTCTGCAAGTGGAATTTTATTCCGCAAGACGGAATGGAGCCAAAACAAATGGGACGGCGCTCGGAACGGCTTAGCCGGCAGGGAATGCTCGCCAGCGAGACTGGCGATGGCGATGTCATCCAGGTGGTGTCGCGCGCGTTTGATGTGTTGCGGTGCTTCGAAGGGCACGAAGCGCGACTCGGCAATCTCGAAATCTCGAACCGCTGCGGCCTGCCGCGTTCGACGGTGTCGCGCTTGACGCATACGCTGACGCGGATGGGACAGCTCGTCTATCTGCCGCGCGATCAGAAATATCGCATCGGCCCGAGCGCGGTCGCGATGAGCACCTCGATGATGAAGGGGCTACAGCTGCGCAACCTGATCCGGCTGCGTTTGCAGGATGTCGCCGATCAGTTGCCGGGCACCGTGGGCTTCGTCATCCCCGACCGCTTTCAGCTGGTCTATCTGGAGTTCGCCCGTGCGGCGAACGCGCTCGGCCTGCATGAAGCCACCGGCAGCCGCATCTCGATGGCGACCACCGCGGCAGGCCACGCCTACACTGCGGCGCTCGATCCCGCGATCGGTGATGCGCTGATATCAGAGATGGAAGGCGAACTGCCGGACAGCGCCAAGATGCTGACGCCGCGCATCGCGGCCAACCGCCGTCATCTGCAGGAGCACGGCTACGTCGTCGCCTGCGGCCTGTGGAGCCCGCACATCAACGGCGTCGCCGTGCCGCTGTGGTCACCGCAATACCAGACCTATGTGGTCACCACGATCGGCCTGCTCTCGGCGATGTATGACGAGCAGCGGCTGCATCGCGAGGTCGCGCCGCTGATGGTCGACCTCGCCGCCGCGGTCGGCAGCCTGCTCGAAGGCGCCGACGGCGACATCTTCAGCAATCGGATCGAACGCAAGTCGCTTCCGGTGGCCGCCCATAACAACAACAAAATCATCAAGACGGAGGCAATGAATGAACTGGAAGCCGGAACTCGACGACCTCGCCCGGCGCGAAGCGTTCGCGCGGGAGATGGGAGGCGTTGACAAGGTCAAGCGGCAACGCGACCAGGGCCGGCTCACGGTTCGTGAGCGTATCGACAAGCTCGTCGACCAGAACAGCTTTCATGAGGTCGGTGCCATCTCCGGCATCGCCGAATACGACGAGAGCAACGAACTCAAGCATCTGACGCCGGCGAATTGCGTGTTCGGCCGCGCCCGGGTCGATGGCCGCACCGTGGTCGTGGTCGGCGACGATTTCACCGTGCGCGGCGGCTCGGCCGATGCATCGATTTCCGCCAAGCCGTTGATGGCGGAGGAGATGGCGCACGACTTCCGCCTGCCGATCGTCCGCGTGATCGAAGGCTCGGGCGGCGGCGGCTCGGTGAAGACGATCGAGACCAGGGGCGCAGCCAATCTGCCCGGCGGTGTCGGCGGCACGCGCTGGTACTGGTACACGACCGCCAATCTGGCGCGCGTGCCGGTGGTCGGGCTCGGGCTCGGCTCGGTCGCAGGCCTTGGCGCGGCGCGGCTGGCGGCCACGCATTACTCTGTGATGACCAAGAGCTCCGCGAT from Bradyrhizobium sp. B124 includes:
- a CDS encoding CoA transferase, yielding MGPLQGIKVVDMTTVLMGPYATQMLGDYGADVIKVESPDGDVTRQIGPTRHPGMGPVFLNTNRSKRSVCLDLKKPAGREAVLRLIAQADVLVYNVRPQAMARLQLGYDVVAKVNPRLIYAGVFGFGQEGPYAAKPAYDDLIQGATALPALMAQTSDGVPRYVPNALVDRIVGLTAVGAICASLVHRDRTGQGQRVDIPMFETMAGFVMGDHMGGLTYDPPLDKGGYARHLSPDRRPYKTLDGYICVIVYNDKQWENFFKATGRDDLRSDPKFATFAGRATNIDVVYAELARILQTKTTAEWNEILEKADVPVMPMHDLESLLEDPHMVATGVFPVIDHPTEGRIRSMTPSARWSETKVEPSRLAPRLGEHSAEILREAGFSTDEIAAMVRDGAAKVVKA
- a CDS encoding acyl-CoA dehydrogenase family protein — translated: MDFALSANQESIRDAVAKICTRFDEAYWLKKDKEGGYPADFHRALADAGWLGICIPEEYGGSGLGITDAAIMMRTISESGAGMSGASAVHMNVFGLNPVVVFGTKEQCQRMLPPIIDGRDKSCFAVTEPNTGLNTTQLKTRAVRQGDKYVVNGQKVWISTAQVANKILLLARTTPLEEVHSPTHGLSLFYTDFDRKRVTVHEIEKMGRKPVDSNELFFENFEIPVEDRIGEEGRGFEYILHGMNPERILIAAEAVGLGQIALKRASEYAKGRIVFNRPIGMNQGIQHPLAKCWMELEAAWLMVLRAGWQYDQNLPCGPAANAAKYLAAEAGFHACEQAVMTHGGFGYAKEYHVERYFRESLIPRIAPISPQLILSFIGEKVLGLPKSY
- a CDS encoding thiolase family protein; this translates as MSFVTGVGLTSFGKHEGLSSLDLMSKAAELAISGAGLKRSDIDGILCGYSTVSPHIMLATVFAEHFGIRPSYAHAVQVGGATGLAMTMLAHHLVDAGVAKHVLVVGGENRLTGQSRDASIQALAQVGHPDYEVTLGPTIPAYYGLVATRYMHEYGLTQEDLAEFAVLMRKHALMHPGAQFHEPITVSDVMASKPVAMPLKLLDCCPVSDGGAACVISREPTGARRVRIRGCAQAHTHQHVTAAPALSELGAEISIAKAKEVSGVAISDVRYAAVYDSFTITLAMLLEDLGLAKRGEAAARVRAGYFNQDGEMPLNTHGGLLSYGHCGVGGAMAHLVETHLQMTGRADNRQVRDASVALLHGDGGVLSSHVSMFLERVR
- a CDS encoding OB-fold domain-containing protein — protein: MSEPIADWTRGAEAIAYQTCNACGARQYFRRSFCAACGSPDLAEHRASGAGTVYAASLVCRAATPEARAHVPYNIVLVDADEGFRMMAHGDNDLAIGDKVLARFTQFAGRLVPYFAKAK
- a CDS encoding carboxymuconolactone decarboxylase family protein: MARIDYSDPAKASPRTREILDKNRNANIFRMMAHSPSYFEQYCRLGGAIRHKGELDPIVRELAITRTGILCEAPYEIVAHKRIGKNIGVTDEQNAALENWQSASCFNEVQRAALSFTDEVVKLKKPTDATFKAIAALLTPAALIELQLSVGFYVMTSKFLETFEIDMQPVTEVVS
- the glsA gene encoding glutaminase A, producing MKRSPPPVTATTTAWSSSKPPLLRFLHACYADFLPEAGGAVADYIPELGKADPAHFGISLATLDGHVYEVGDTRVPFTIQSMSKPFVFALALDTLGAERVESVIGVEPSGDPFNSIRLNADNHPFNAMVNAGAIACSGLLHADKGDGAFDYIRQALGRFAGRELDVDEAVYASESATGDRNRAIGYLLRTNSVITENVPAVLDVYFRQCAILVTARDTAVMAATLANRGINPLTGEQVVTPYAIARTLSVMTSSGMYDYAGEWIYRVGIPAKSGVGGGILAALPARLGLGSYSPKLDKHGNSVRGIKVCEALSGHYDLHMLNRSDDARHSIIADYNIGKNPSRRVRRPQEQEILAKHFQEVRVIELVGTLSLSNVDYVSRRLAGSPRPEFVIFDLRRVTATTRAGARLVAEAFHELAELGVTVILSGIKRTSREWTTISEWTNRLGNIRDFYLLDTAIEWAEDQIVYRYGGSIDFLETTELAEQPLLAGLSEAEIADLTTLCTVRTYQPNEKIIAAGSEATSLFFLRSGVVHVTLPDGIRLATLTAGMAFGEMALLEPKRSADVLADMSATAYEVEIRDFERFREQHPRASERIMRNLAQILADRLIVANAKVDLLTSG
- a CDS encoding acetyl-CoA carboxylase biotin carboxyl carrier protein subunit codes for the protein MPEIKVVTEVAGRVCALPVEAGSNIGNGDEIAFVEAMKMEIPVTSTTAGKIKSILVRIDDVIAEGQAVAIVET
- a CDS encoding IclR family transcriptional regulator; translated protein: MGRRSERLSRQGMLASETGDGDVIQVVSRAFDVLRCFEGHEARLGNLEISNRCGLPRSTVSRLTHTLTRMGQLVYLPRDQKYRIGPSAVAMSTSMMKGLQLRNLIRLRLQDVADQLPGTVGFVIPDRFQLVYLEFARAANALGLHEATGSRISMATTAAGHAYTAALDPAIGDALISEMEGELPDSAKMLTPRIAANRRHLQEHGYVVACGLWSPHINGVAVPLWSPQYQTYVVTTIGLLSAMYDEQRLHREVAPLMVDLAAAVGSLLEGADGDIFSNRIERKSLPVAAHNNNKIIKTEAMNELEAGTRRPRPARSVRAGDGRR